Proteins from a genomic interval of Zingiber officinale cultivar Zhangliang chromosome 1B, Zo_v1.1, whole genome shotgun sequence:
- the LOC121977500 gene encoding ELF3-like protein 2 isoform X1: MALYEQLSIPSQRFNSSSSTMPFPPCHFNNSVPSLSSSQQRVFGIQVYELHRLIKVQKLIAASPHLLLEANSSLSKPSVKTGHDTKSLQYNRNSQSVEFKRLDELCKMNHNAEQPKEDGISGVPVLPACVDGSKRGPQDQVPNIRAHSVMLSAMQISSDQMTNPWCFSPLANQWLVPVMSQSDGLVYKPYSGHCPPPGGFMPPLYGGCNPLEVSPPSRDFINAAHAVPVSHQPPNMVLPGQPTMSSPYFPIPYSFPPSNLIITSSAVEQACNLSGSQVNGNTGQLSRGSHNMLHHPRKDALVGNPRKFQLSKKSELQGSTASSPSEKANSENRCPVPPLPAAPAASRDSQTLIIKVVPHNARSATESAARIFQSIQEERQQHDP, encoded by the exons CAGAGGGTGTTTGGAATTCAAGTTTATGAGCTTCACAGATTAATAAAG GTTCAGAAGTTGATAGCTGCATCTCCCCATTTACTTCTTGAAGCCAATTCTTCTTTGAGCAAACCTTCAGTAAAAACTGGGCACGATACTAAATCACTTCAATACAACAGAAATTCACAGTCAGTGGAATTTAAGAGACTAGATGAACTTTGTAAAATGAACCATAATGCGGAGCAGCCAAAGGAGGATGGAATATCTGGAGTCCCAGTTCTCCCTGCATGTGTGGATGGATCCAAAAGGGGTCCTCAAGATCAAGTCCCAAATATCAGAGCACACTCTGTTATGCTTTCAGCTATGCAAATTTCTTCTGATCAGATGACAAATCCTTGGTGTTTTTCTCCCTTGGCAAACCAATGGTTAGTTCCAGTTATGTCACAATCAGATGGGCTCGTTTACAAACCCTACTCCGGACATTGTCCACCTCCTGGTGGCTTCATGCCTCCTCTTTATGGAGGCTGCAATCCTCTTGAAGTCTCTCCTCCGAGCAGAGACTTTATAAACGCTGCTCATGCTGTTCCAGTATCTCATCAACCGCCAAACATGGTTCTGCCTGGACAGCCCACAATGTCATCTCCCTATTTTCCCATCCCTTACAGCTTCCCACCTTCCAACCTAATCATCACAAGTTCTGCAGTTGAGCAGGCTTGTAATCTGTCTGGTTCCCAAGTAAATGGGAACACCGGTCAGCTCTCGCGAGGCTCACATAACATGCTCCATCATCCGAGGAAGGATGCACTTGTTGGCAATCCTAGGAAGTTTCAGCTATCTAAGAAGAGTGAGTTGCAGGGAAGTACAGCAAGCAGTCCCTCTGAGAAGGCAAATTCAGAAAATAGATGTCCAGTCCCTCCCTTGCCTGCTGCTCCGGCAGCTAGCAGGGATAGCCAAACACTCATTATTAAGGTTGTGCCTCACAATGCTAGGTCTGCTACCGAGTCAGCAGCGAGGATTTTCCAATCAATTCAGGAAGAGAGGCAGCAGCACGACCCATGA
- the LOC121977500 gene encoding ELF3-like protein 2 isoform X2 gives MALYEQLSIPSQRFNSSSSTMPFPPCHFNNSVPSLSSSQRVFGIQVYELHRLIKVQKLIAASPHLLLEANSSLSKPSVKTGHDTKSLQYNRNSQSVEFKRLDELCKMNHNAEQPKEDGISGVPVLPACVDGSKRGPQDQVPNIRAHSVMLSAMQISSDQMTNPWCFSPLANQWLVPVMSQSDGLVYKPYSGHCPPPGGFMPPLYGGCNPLEVSPPSRDFINAAHAVPVSHQPPNMVLPGQPTMSSPYFPIPYSFPPSNLIITSSAVEQACNLSGSQVNGNTGQLSRGSHNMLHHPRKDALVGNPRKFQLSKKSELQGSTASSPSEKANSENRCPVPPLPAAPAASRDSQTLIIKVVPHNARSATESAARIFQSIQEERQQHDP, from the exons AGGGTGTTTGGAATTCAAGTTTATGAGCTTCACAGATTAATAAAG GTTCAGAAGTTGATAGCTGCATCTCCCCATTTACTTCTTGAAGCCAATTCTTCTTTGAGCAAACCTTCAGTAAAAACTGGGCACGATACTAAATCACTTCAATACAACAGAAATTCACAGTCAGTGGAATTTAAGAGACTAGATGAACTTTGTAAAATGAACCATAATGCGGAGCAGCCAAAGGAGGATGGAATATCTGGAGTCCCAGTTCTCCCTGCATGTGTGGATGGATCCAAAAGGGGTCCTCAAGATCAAGTCCCAAATATCAGAGCACACTCTGTTATGCTTTCAGCTATGCAAATTTCTTCTGATCAGATGACAAATCCTTGGTGTTTTTCTCCCTTGGCAAACCAATGGTTAGTTCCAGTTATGTCACAATCAGATGGGCTCGTTTACAAACCCTACTCCGGACATTGTCCACCTCCTGGTGGCTTCATGCCTCCTCTTTATGGAGGCTGCAATCCTCTTGAAGTCTCTCCTCCGAGCAGAGACTTTATAAACGCTGCTCATGCTGTTCCAGTATCTCATCAACCGCCAAACATGGTTCTGCCTGGACAGCCCACAATGTCATCTCCCTATTTTCCCATCCCTTACAGCTTCCCACCTTCCAACCTAATCATCACAAGTTCTGCAGTTGAGCAGGCTTGTAATCTGTCTGGTTCCCAAGTAAATGGGAACACCGGTCAGCTCTCGCGAGGCTCACATAACATGCTCCATCATCCGAGGAAGGATGCACTTGTTGGCAATCCTAGGAAGTTTCAGCTATCTAAGAAGAGTGAGTTGCAGGGAAGTACAGCAAGCAGTCCCTCTGAGAAGGCAAATTCAGAAAATAGATGTCCAGTCCCTCCCTTGCCTGCTGCTCCGGCAGCTAGCAGGGATAGCCAAACACTCATTATTAAGGTTGTGCCTCACAATGCTAGGTCTGCTACCGAGTCAGCAGCGAGGATTTTCCAATCAATTCAGGAAGAGAGGCAGCAGCACGACCCATGA